GTTTAGAAAAATCGCAGACCGTATTTATGCTAGTGATGTGACTATGTATAACAGCGTAAAACAAAATATGGTTGGCAATACAACTGCACCAGAAGCTAAAGCTGGACAAAGCAAGGCCACCAAACAAGTGTATAATGCTTTTGGCATTAAGGCACTTTATGCAGCAAAATCAGAATATTTTAACTCTGCCGATACCAGTAATGGCATAGCGTACGAAGAAAGTACGCCTACCAAAGGAGTAATGCCAAATATTAAAGGCATGGGTTTAAAAGATGCCATGTATTTAGTGGGTAATGCTGGTTTAAAAGCGAGAGTTAAAGGAAGTGGCAAAGTAATCAACCAATCGATTTTGCCAGGAAGTAGAATTGGTAAAGGATTATTAGTAGAAATAGAGTTGAATTAATAATAGAATAAAGGATTTATGGAATGAAGGAATGTTGCAAATATTCAATTATTCAAAATTCATTCATTCAAAATTAAATAAAAATGCAATTACAAGATTTACTTTACGGTGTATCAATTAAAAGCTTAACGGGCAAGCCTAATCAAGAGGTTGCTGTTTTGGCTTTTGATTCGCGTCAGGTAAAACCAGATACGTTATTTTTTGCTGTTAAGGGAACAGTGGTTGATGGTCATCAATATATTGACCAAACTATTGATGCAGGTGCAACTGTAATCATTTGCGAGACTTTGCCAGCTACTTTAGTTGAAGATGTTACTTATGTAGAAGTTCAAAACTCTTCTGTTGCTTTAGGAATTGTAGCTAGTAATTTTTATGGCAATCCTTCTTCAAAATTGAAGTTAATTGGAATTACAGGCACTAACGGAAAAACTACCATTGCTACGCTTTTATTTCAATTGTTTCGTGAATTAGGTTACAATGTTGGCTTAATTTCAACGGTCCAAAATCACATAAACGATGAAATAATTCCTGCAACTCATACTACGCCAAATCCAATTGCCTTAAATTCTTTATTGCAAGATATGGTAAAAGCGAAATGTGAGTATGGTTTCATGGAGGTAAGCTCTCATGCAGTGGTTCAACATCGCATTGCGGGATTAACATTTGCTGGAGGGGTATTCTCTAATATTACACACGACCATTTAGATTTCCATAAAACATTCGATAGCTATTTAAAAGCTAAAAAAGAGTTTTTTGATAATCTGCCAAAATCTTCATTCGCCTTAACAAATGCCGATGATAAAAATGGAATGGTGATGTTGCAAAATACCAAGGCAAGTAAAAAGACTTATGCTTTAAAACAAATGGCAGATTTTAAGGCAAAAATCATCGAGAATAAATTCAGCGGTTTAAACTTAAACGTTGATGATATTGATGTTTTCTTTAAAATGGTTGGCTCTTTTAATGCTTATAATTTATTAGCCGCTTACGGTACTGCCATTTTATTGGGCGAAGATAAATTAAATGTATTGACCATCTTAAGCACTTTAGCAGGAGCTGAAGGAAGATTTGATTATACGGTTTCAAAACAAGGCATTATCGGGATAGTTGATTATGCGCATACACCAGATGCAGTTCAAAATGTATTGAGCACCATTGCCAACATCAGAAAAGGAACAGAGCAGGTAATTACGGTTTTAGGTTGCGGTGGTGATAGAGATAAAACTAAACGCCCGATAATGGCGCAAGTTGCTAGCGATTGGAGCGATAAAGTAATCCTTACCTCTGATAATCCTAGAACTGAAAATCCGCAAGAAATAATTGCCGAAATGGAAAAAGGAGTTTCTCCAACTAACCAAAGAAAAACCTTGAGCATTTTAGATAGAAAAGAAGCAATTAAAACAGCTTGTCATATTGCTAAACCTGGAGATATTATCCTGGTTGCTGGCAAAGGACATGAGAAATATCAAGAAATTAATGGTGTTAGGCATCATTTTGATGATAAAGAAGTATTAACCGAACAACTAAACCTAATCAACTAATGTTATATTTATTATTCGAATATCTGCATAAGCACTATGATTTTCCTGGATTAAGGTTGTTCCAATACTTAACTTTTAGGTCATCACTTTCTATTGTACTTTCTCTAATAATTACTACGGTTTATGGTCGTAGATTAATTGATTATTTGCACAGCAAACAAGTTGGAGAGCCAGTTAGAAATCTAGGATTAGAAGGACAAATGCAAAAACAGGGTACACCTACAATGGGTGGTATCATCATCTTGTTAGGTATTCTAATTCCAACTTTATTATTCGCAAACATTACAAATGTATACGTAATCCTGATGATTATTACCACAGTGTGGATGGGAGCTGTAGGCTTTTTAGATGATTATATCAAGGTTTTCAAAAAAAACAAGGAAGGTTTGGCTGGCCGTTTTAAAGTTGTTGGTCAAGTTGGTTTAGCGATTATTGTTGGCTTAACTATGTATTTCCACCCTAATATTGTAGTAAGACAAACAGTTGATGATACAGTGGTTTCTGCAAATAAAGCACCAATGGTATTAAGGCAGAAAGAAAGTAAGTTTTACTATACTCAAGATGTAAAATCTACTAAAACCAATGTTCCTTTTTACAAGAACAATGAGTTTGATTATGCCAAAGTACTTAAGTTTTTAGGGCCTGGCTATGAAAAATATGCATTCATTGTTTTCTTGTTTTTCGTAATAACTATCGTTACGGCAGTTTCAAATGGTGCAAACTTAACAGATGGTATCGATGGTTTGGCAACAGGCACATCGGCTATTATTGGTATAACACTTGGTATTTTGGCATATGTTTCTGGTAACACAGTCATTGCCGATTACCTGAATATCATGTATATCCCTAATTCTGGTGAGTTAATCATTTTTGCGGGTGCATTTGTAGGTGCTTGCGTTGGTTTTCTTTGGTATAATTCCTATCCAGCTCAAATTTTTATGGGCGATACTGGAAGTTTAACAATTGGTGGTATCATCGCCGTGTTTGCCATCATGATTCGCAAAGAGTTGTTGATACCAATTTTATGCGGTGTTTTCTTGATTGAAGTTTTATCAGTAACACTTCAGGTAAGTTATTTTAAATACACTAAAAAACGTTTTGGCGAAGGCAGAAGAATTTTCCTAATGTCGCCATTGCACCACCATTATCAGAAAAAAGGTTACCACGAAGCAAAAATTGTAACTCGTTTCTGGATTATAGGCATTATGCTGGCAATCATCACATTTGTAACCTTAAAACTACGCTAAATGGAAGCAAAAAGAGTAGTAATTCTTGGAGCAGGCGAAAGCGGAGTGGGTGCAGCAATGCTGGCACAAAAACAAGGTTTTGATGTTTTTGTATCAGATTTTGGTGGCATTGCCGACCGTTATAAATCTGCTTTGCAAGAGTTAAACATCTCTTTTGAAGAAAAACAACATACAGATGAGTTAATACTAAATGCTAATGAGGTCATTAAAAGTCCAGGTATTCCTTCTACAGCACCAATTGTTAAAGCACTAGCAAAAAAGAACATTCCAGTAATCTCTGAAATTGAGTTTGCTAAAAGATATACTAAGGCCAAAACTATTTGCATTACAGGTTCAAATGGTAAATCGACTACTACAATGTTAACTTATCACATCTTAAAAAATGCAGGTGTTAATGTTGGTCTAGGCGGAAATATAGGTCAGAGTTTTGCCGCTCAAGTAGCTACCGAGGAATTTGAATGGTACGTGTTAGAAATATCAAGCTTTATGCTAGATGATATGTTTGATTTTAAGGCAGATATAGCTGTGCTTTTAAACATTACACCAGACCATTTAGACCGTTACGATTACAAATTAGAAAATTATGCTGCATCAAAAATGCGCATCGTACAGAACCAAACCGCTAATGACTTTTTCATTTACTGCGCAGATGATGAAGAAACAACCAAATTATTAGCTAAAACGAAAATTGCCGCTAAACAATATCCTTTTTCTATCCGTAAGAAAATAGAGGAAGGTGCTTATTTAGAAGATACTACCATACACATCAACGCACACCCTAAAGAACAATTAACCATGTCAATTTCAGAGTTAGCCTTGCAAGGCAAGCACAACATTTACAACTCTATGGCTTCGGGCATAGTAGCTAAAGTATTAGAGTTACGTAATGAGACCATCCGCGAAAGCATGGGTAACTTTAAGAATATTGAGCATAGGTTAGAGTTTGTAGCCAAAATCTCTGATGTGACTTACATCAACGATTCTAAGGCAACAAATGTTAACTCTACATGGTACGCATTAGAAAGTGTAGGACCAGAAGTAGTTTTAATATTGGGTGGTGTAGATAAGGGAAATGATTATAGTATGTTAAAGGATTTGGTGCGTAGTAAAGTTAAAGCCATTGTGTGTATGGGCAAAGACAACAAACGTATCCATGAGGCTTTTGAGGATGATGTAGAGATTATTGTAAATACATTTTCTGCGAATGAAGCAGTGCAAGTTGCTTATCATTTGGCGAAAAAAGGGAATACGGTATTGTTATCTCCAGCTTGTGCAAGTTTCGATTTATTTAAAAATTACGAGGATAGAGGCAATCAATTTAAAGCAGCAGTAAAAGAATTATAAAATGTTTAATATCAACGCACTTCTAGAAAGAACCAAGGGAGACAGATGGATTTGGCTGATTATTATCATGCTATCTCTAGTTTCTATCATGGCGGTTTATAGCGCAACTGGTGCAATTGCCTATAAAAAAGGGATTACAGTAGAAAAGTATTTGCTTTATAAACATATTATTTTTGTGCTTTTAGGTATTGCCATGATTTATATAGCGCATTTATTAGATTATAAATACTATTCAGGTATCTCTAAAATATTAATGATTATCACTATTCCGTTGTTGTTTTATACTTTAATGTTTGGTAGTAGCATCAATGAAGCATCAAGGTGGGTAAAAATTCCAGTTATTGGATTAACATTTCAAACTTCCGATTTAGCAAAACTAGCCTTGATTACATTTTTAGCTAGGATGTTAACTAAAAAACAAGAGAACATTAAGGATGTAAAAAACTCATTCATTCCCATCATGGGCTCAGTTTGTGTGGTATTTATATTAATTGCATTGGCAAATTTGTCAACAGCGTTGATGTTATTTGGCGTAAGTATTCTGTTATTAATCATTGGTCGTATCAGTATTAAACAAATTGCAATGGTTTGTGCTGGTGGCATTGTATTGTTAATGTTTGTTGTTTTTTTAGGGCCAAGAAAAGAAACCTATAAATCTCGTATCAATGCGTTTATGCACCCAGAATTGCAACATTCTGATAAAACATACCAGTCAGACCATTCAAAAATAGCTTTGGCAACTGGCGGATTATTTGGTAAAGGCCCAGGGAATAGCACCGAGCGTAACTTCTTACCACACCCTTATTCTGATTTTATTTTTGCCATTATTATCGAAGAATATGGTACGGTTGGCGGATTAGCGATTGTGGTGTTATACCTGGTTTTACTTTATCGATGTGTACGGATTGTAACGCGAAGTCCTAAGGCATTTGGCGCACTGCTGGCGGCAGGTTTGAGTTTTAGCTTAACTATACAGGCATTTGCTAACATGGCAGTTGCAGTTGGTTTAGGTCCAGTAACGGGTGTGCCATTGCCGCTAGTTAGTATGGGAGGTACATCAATGATATTTACAAGTATAGCATTTGGAATTATTTTAAGTGTAAGCCGAGATGTTGAAGAATACAATACAAAAAAAGATAAGGTTGTTGTAGGGGAAATTCCCGCGATGGCCTAGTGAAGGTAGAGGGATGTAGGGTTGACGGCAGAAGGGGGAAAGTTCTTCGCGTACTTTGCGAAAACTTTTACTCTTTGCGGTAAAAAATAGAATTAAAGAAACAAACA
The sequence above is drawn from the Pedobacter frigiditerrae genome and encodes:
- a CDS encoding UDP-N-acetylmuramoyl-L-alanyl-D-glutamate--2,6-diaminopimelate ligase — protein: MQLQDLLYGVSIKSLTGKPNQEVAVLAFDSRQVKPDTLFFAVKGTVVDGHQYIDQTIDAGATVIICETLPATLVEDVTYVEVQNSSVALGIVASNFYGNPSSKLKLIGITGTNGKTTIATLLFQLFRELGYNVGLISTVQNHINDEIIPATHTTPNPIALNSLLQDMVKAKCEYGFMEVSSHAVVQHRIAGLTFAGGVFSNITHDHLDFHKTFDSYLKAKKEFFDNLPKSSFALTNADDKNGMVMLQNTKASKKTYALKQMADFKAKIIENKFSGLNLNVDDIDVFFKMVGSFNAYNLLAAYGTAILLGEDKLNVLTILSTLAGAEGRFDYTVSKQGIIGIVDYAHTPDAVQNVLSTIANIRKGTEQVITVLGCGGDRDKTKRPIMAQVASDWSDKVILTSDNPRTENPQEIIAEMEKGVSPTNQRKTLSILDRKEAIKTACHIAKPGDIILVAGKGHEKYQEINGVRHHFDDKEVLTEQLNLIN
- the mraY gene encoding phospho-N-acetylmuramoyl-pentapeptide-transferase → MLYLLFEYLHKHYDFPGLRLFQYLTFRSSLSIVLSLIITTVYGRRLIDYLHSKQVGEPVRNLGLEGQMQKQGTPTMGGIIILLGILIPTLLFANITNVYVILMIITTVWMGAVGFLDDYIKVFKKNKEGLAGRFKVVGQVGLAIIVGLTMYFHPNIVVRQTVDDTVVSANKAPMVLRQKESKFYYTQDVKSTKTNVPFYKNNEFDYAKVLKFLGPGYEKYAFIVFLFFVITIVTAVSNGANLTDGIDGLATGTSAIIGITLGILAYVSGNTVIADYLNIMYIPNSGELIIFAGAFVGACVGFLWYNSYPAQIFMGDTGSLTIGGIIAVFAIMIRKELLIPILCGVFLIEVLSVTLQVSYFKYTKKRFGEGRRIFLMSPLHHHYQKKGYHEAKIVTRFWIIGIMLAIITFVTLKLR
- the murD gene encoding UDP-N-acetylmuramoyl-L-alanine--D-glutamate ligase, whose protein sequence is MEAKRVVILGAGESGVGAAMLAQKQGFDVFVSDFGGIADRYKSALQELNISFEEKQHTDELILNANEVIKSPGIPSTAPIVKALAKKNIPVISEIEFAKRYTKAKTICITGSNGKSTTTMLTYHILKNAGVNVGLGGNIGQSFAAQVATEEFEWYVLEISSFMLDDMFDFKADIAVLLNITPDHLDRYDYKLENYAASKMRIVQNQTANDFFIYCADDEETTKLLAKTKIAAKQYPFSIRKKIEEGAYLEDTTIHINAHPKEQLTMSISELALQGKHNIYNSMASGIVAKVLELRNETIRESMGNFKNIEHRLEFVAKISDVTYINDSKATNVNSTWYALESVGPEVVLILGGVDKGNDYSMLKDLVRSKVKAIVCMGKDNKRIHEAFEDDVEIIVNTFSANEAVQVAYHLAKKGNTVLLSPACASFDLFKNYEDRGNQFKAAVKEL
- a CDS encoding putative peptidoglycan glycosyltransferase FtsW, encoding MFNINALLERTKGDRWIWLIIIMLSLVSIMAVYSATGAIAYKKGITVEKYLLYKHIIFVLLGIAMIYIAHLLDYKYYSGISKILMIITIPLLFYTLMFGSSINEASRWVKIPVIGLTFQTSDLAKLALITFLARMLTKKQENIKDVKNSFIPIMGSVCVVFILIALANLSTALMLFGVSILLLIIGRISIKQIAMVCAGGIVLLMFVVFLGPRKETYKSRINAFMHPELQHSDKTYQSDHSKIALATGGLFGKGPGNSTERNFLPHPYSDFIFAIIIEEYGTVGGLAIVVLYLVLLYRCVRIVTRSPKAFGALLAAGLSFSLTIQAFANMAVAVGLGPVTGVPLPLVSMGGTSMIFTSIAFGIILSVSRDVEEYNTKKDKVVVGEIPAMA